The Nodosilinea sp. PGN35 DNA window CCTTGACGATCTGATTGTTCATGGCCATATGGCCGGGGAAGGCTTCGTCCCCCAGTTTGGGAAAGCCGCGCTGCACCCCCAGGGTGACGCCGGGGCCGTAGAGCAGTACCGAGGTCTCGAAGCCCTTGCGAATCAGACGAGTGGCCTGGAGCAGGTTGACTAAACCAATGGAGCCTTCAAAGGCCACGGTGTGGAAGGTGACGAGGGCTTTTTCACCGGGCTCCGCCTGCACGTCGGGGAATACTTTTTCTTCAAAGTCAACCAGAAAGTCGCCAGTCTGGTTGGCTGGCTTCGTTACTTCAGGCATGGATTCAGTTCCTCGTAAAACTTGGCGGCGGTCAGGGGTTCTTGACCGCGCGTAACAGAACTTTAGGGGCGATCGCCCCCACCGCCCGTATCAGCAACTACAAAGCCCGTGGGTCTACCGCAATCAACAGGTAAACCTGGCCAAACTTCCCGTGTTGCCGCTCAAATGCGGCTGACCCCTGTTGAAAGTGATAGGGGTAAGGATCAAATTTGCTGTCTTTGGGAATGGCCTGCGGCGATCGCCCCCCTTTCCCCTGCCACTACCACCAGACTCGACCCTTCGGTAACCAACGTTACAAGCCCACCCGCCAGGACGCCCTAGCGTACAAAGGCAACGCCTCCTACCCTACCCGCCGAAGAGCCAGGAAATGAACTCCCCAGCTGAGGACTTAATCTGCGCTAGCAGACTCAGCCAACCCCAGTCCTTCCTAAAGGACCTCGGCCCCCAGCCTGGAACTTTTAGTCCCCAGGCCCCCAAAATCGCAAATCCAAAATCCCCAATCCCTATGTCCATGCACCACGGCGTAATCATTATTGGCGGCGGCCAGGCGGGGCTGTCGATCAGCTACTGCCTGAGCCGCCGGGGCATCGACCACCTGGTGCTAGAGCAGCACCAGATTGCCCACTCCTGGCGCAGCAAGCGGTGGGATTCGTTCTGCCTGGTCACCCCCAACTGGCAGTGCCAGCTGCCAGGCTTTCCCTACCCCGGCGACGATCCGGAGGGGTTCATGGGTCGCGATGCGATTGTCGAGTACATCGAGCAGTACGCCAGCCACTTTAACCCGCCGATCAAGACCGGGGTGACGGTGCAGCGGGTGAAGCGGGGGGAGAGCACTGCCTTTGAGGTGGTCACCACCCAGGGCACCTTCACCGCAGACCAGGTGGTGGTGGCTACCGGCGGCTACCACACCCCTAAAATTCCGCGCCTGGCCGAGCGGCTGGCTCCCGATGTTGTGCAACTGCACTCCGCCGAATACCGCAATCCCGAGTCGCTGCCGGAGGGGGCGGTGCTGGTGGTGGGCACCGGGCAGTCGGGCTGCCAGATTGCTGAGGATCTGCATCTGGCGGGTCGAAAAGTGCACCTGTGCGTGGGGGGTGCGCCGCGATCGCCCCGCCGCTACCGGGGCAAAGACGTGGTGGAATGGCTCGACCAGATGGGCTACTACGATCTGGCGATCGACGACCACCCACAAAAAGAGACCGTGCGCCACAAGACCAACCACTACGTCACCGGACGCGGCGGCGGGCGCGAAATCGACCTGCGCCACTTTGCCCTCCAGGGCATGGCCCTCCACGGGCGGCTGAAGGAAATCCAGGGCACCCAGCTCCACTTTGGCGATGACTTGAAGGCAAACCTGGACGCCGCCGACGGAGTGGCGGAAAGCATCAAGCGCACCATCGACACCTACATCGAGAAGCACAACATTGACGCACCCCTGGACCCGCCCTACCGCCCCGTGTGGGAACCGGAGGGGGGGCAGGCGGCGATCGACTACCGCGAGGCCAACATTACCTCGGTGATCTGGTGCATCGGCTACGGGCTGGACTTTCGCTGGGTTGAGCTGCCCGTGTTTGACGGCCAGGGCTATCCCGGCCACCGCCGGGGGGTGACCGCCTGGCCGGGGCTGTATTTTCTGGGCCTGCCCTGGCTCTACACCTGGGGGTCGGCCCGGTTCTCAGGCATTGCCCGCGACGCCGAGTATCTGGCTGAGCAAGTGGCCGCCCGCGCTGGCGGTAGCCATACTCGGGAGCTACAGAGCGTCAATGAAGTGGCGATCGGGTCATAGAAGAGAGGCCTATGCTGATGAAACTGCCCTTACTTCAGCATCGATCTTACGCTCAACTCTCGTGCGGGCAGATGTTGCTCTATGACCGCCGAGACGGTTGAAGGGTCTATGTCACCCATATAGTCATGAACCAAGATATTGCGAAATCCTCTAATTTCGCGCCAGGGAATATCTGGATAGGATGCCTTAAGTTCTTCGGGTAGCTGTTGAGTCGCCTCTGAAAGAGTTTGCAGATTTCGAAGCGCAGCGTCGTAAAGCACAAAATCTTCGGCCAGATTGCCTCGGGCTTGAATCTGACGAATTTTGGCGATCGCATCCAATATGTGCAGAGCATAAGGTCGCCAAGACTTACTCATAGATCTATAGCTTCCGACAAAACGGCATCGCGTAGATGGCGATTGAGTTCATGCTCTGGCACCAGATCTACAGGACGACCCAGCAGTTGAGAGAGGCGATCGCCCAGGGGCAATCGCTGGGCGAATAAATCATAGCCAGGAGGAAAGTCAACCAAAAAATCCACGTCGCTGTCGGGCTGCTCTTCGCGTCGAGCAACCGATCCAAAGACTCGAATACGCCGTGCCCCGTACTGGCGGCTTAAAGCCAGGATGTTATCGCGCTGGGCATGTAGAGTATCGATCAGCATAGGGACTATAGAAGGCTAGAGCGCATGAGATCGGCTTGACCGGTAAAACGTCCTCAAACTTAATTTTAATTAGGACTGACCGAGTTCCTTAGATCGCCCGTAGGCGGCCCGCACTGCCCCTATCAACGCCGATCGCAGCCCGCCCGCCTCCAGGGCCCCAATGCCCGCAATGGTGGTGCCGCCGGGGCTGGTGACGCGGTCTTTGAGTACAGCGGGGTGCAGGTCGCCCTGGTGCAGCAGTTCGCCGGTACCGCGCACGGTGGCGATCGCCAGCTCCAGCGCCACGTTCCTCGGCAGCCCCACCGCTACGCCGCCATCGGCCAGCGCCTCGACCACCAGCGCAATATAGCCCGGCCCAGACCCCGACAGCGCTGTCACCGCATCCATCTGTGATTCAGGTACCTCGACTACGGTGCCGACGCTGGCAAAGATGGTGCGGGCCTGTTCTCGCTGGGCAAGGCTGACTGCCTCTCCGGCGGCCAGAGCCGTTACCCCAGCCCCCACCGTAGCGGGTGTATTGGGCATCGCTCGCACCACCGCCCAACCCAAGAATTCTTTTTCTAGCCGAGCCAGGGGCACCCCAGCCAAAATCGACAGCAGCAGCGGCGGCTTCTCTCGCTCTGGAAACCTGAGATTTTCTGCTACTGCCCCCAGCATCTGGGGTTTGATCGCCAGCAGTACGGTTTCAGCGGCGTCAATGACAGCTTGATTTTCTGCGCTGGTCTGCACGCCGTAGGTGTGGTGCAGCACCTCTCGTCGGGCTGCCTGGGGGTCACTCACTACTACTGCCCCAGGTTCAAACATCCCCTGATCAAGAAGGCGGGCGATGAGAGCTTCTCCCATCATCCCGCCGCCGATAACCCCAAATGTTGCCTCAGGCATAACTATCCTCACCGACGACTCAACCGCTTACGGTTCTAGTGAAGACAATAACCTAAGGTAGCCCCCGGCACTAGACCGGGGGCAATGATAGTCACGTGTTGATTAAGCGTGGATGCTAGGCCATACGAGCCATGGGCTCGGTACCCCAGGCGGGGGCGGGGGGCATTTGGCCGGGCATGGGCATGCCCTGGGGCTGACCCATAAATACGTCTTCTTCGTACTCGGTGGGGGTGCTCACCTGCACGCAGTTGGGCGTAAACAGGAAGATGCTTTCGCCGATGCGCTCTTGGTGCCCGTCGATGGCGTAGGTGCCGCCCGCCACAAAGTCAACGGCCCGCTGAGCCTGGTCGGGATCCATAATGGTGAGGTTGAGCACCACCGACTTGCGCTCGCGCAGAGCCTGAATGGCCTGGGGCATTTCCTCAAAGGAGCGAGGCTCCATCACCACCACTTCGGAGGTGCCGTTCATGGCACCGGGCATACCAATTACGTTGCTGGCCATCGGGGTCATTCCTGCATCAGTGGGCATCATACGTTCGCGACGGGGGCGGCTCCGGCGAATCTCTTCGGGCTGGGGCTGCACAATCGGC harbors:
- a CDS encoding MSMEG_0572/Sll0783 family nitrogen starvation response protein, producing MPEVTKPANQTGDFLVDFEEKVFPDVQAEPGEKALVTFHTVAFEGSIGLVNLLQATRLIRKGFETSVLLYGPGVTLGVQRGFPKLGDEAFPGHMAMNNQIVKVMELGGKVYACRFALQALYGHGEPSLIPGIRPINPLDVLDLVLMHRKEGAFILDTWTM
- a CDS encoding MSMEG_0569 family flavin-dependent oxidoreductase, which produces MSMHHGVIIIGGGQAGLSISYCLSRRGIDHLVLEQHQIAHSWRSKRWDSFCLVTPNWQCQLPGFPYPGDDPEGFMGRDAIVEYIEQYASHFNPPIKTGVTVQRVKRGESTAFEVVTTQGTFTADQVVVATGGYHTPKIPRLAERLAPDVVQLHSAEYRNPESLPEGAVLVVGTGQSGCQIAEDLHLAGRKVHLCVGGAPRSPRRYRGKDVVEWLDQMGYYDLAIDDHPQKETVRHKTNHYVTGRGGGREIDLRHFALQGMALHGRLKEIQGTQLHFGDDLKANLDAADGVAESIKRTIDTYIEKHNIDAPLDPPYRPVWEPEGGQAAIDYREANITSVIWCIGYGLDFRWVELPVFDGQGYPGHRRGVTAWPGLYFLGLPWLYTWGSARFSGIARDAEYLAEQVAARAGGSHTRELQSVNEVAIGS
- a CDS encoding DUF86 domain-containing protein gives rise to the protein MSKSWRPYALHILDAIAKIRQIQARGNLAEDFVLYDAALRNLQTLSEATQQLPEELKASYPDIPWREIRGFRNILVHDYMGDIDPSTVSAVIEQHLPARELSVRSMLK
- a CDS encoding nucleotidyltransferase family protein translates to MLIDTLHAQRDNILALSRQYGARRIRVFGSVARREEQPDSDVDFLVDFPPGYDLFAQRLPLGDRLSQLLGRPVDLVPEHELNRHLRDAVLSEAIDL
- the proC gene encoding pyrroline-5-carboxylate reductase yields the protein MPEATFGVIGGGMMGEALIARLLDQGMFEPGAVVVSDPQAARREVLHHTYGVQTSAENQAVIDAAETVLLAIKPQMLGAVAENLRFPEREKPPLLLSILAGVPLARLEKEFLGWAVVRAMPNTPATVGAGVTALAAGEAVSLAQREQARTIFASVGTVVEVPESQMDAVTALSGSGPGYIALVVEALADGGVAVGLPRNVALELAIATVRGTGELLHQGDLHPAVLKDRVTSPGGTTIAGIGALEAGGLRSALIGAVRAAYGRSKELGQS
- a CDS encoding cell division protein SepF, with the translated sequence MSNMFSKLRDFVGLNDPADYDYEYEEMDGEEYQNLYQEENTQPIVQPQPEEIRRSRPRRERMMPTDAGMTPMASNVIGMPGAMNGTSEVVVMEPRSFEEMPQAIQALRERKSVVLNLTIMDPDQAQRAVDFVAGGTYAIDGHQERIGESIFLFTPNCVQVSTPTEYEEDVFMGQPQGMPMPGQMPPAPAWGTEPMARMA